A section of the Bacillus mesophilus genome encodes:
- a CDS encoding Hsp20/alpha crystallin family protein, with product MNYNKNPHGKSPNAPNTLKNKKTENRKNEIRSPKVDLFETNQQYFLRLSLPGVRKENLKIFLNEQGILEISGRVVTHLPETTKNIIVQEIFQGPFQRKVKIPDLVDKQSIKFHYDNGILEVYMAKL from the coding sequence ATGAATTACAATAAGAATCCACATGGAAAGTCCCCCAATGCCCCAAACACCTTAAAAAATAAAAAGACAGAAAATCGAAAGAATGAAATTCGCTCTCCTAAGGTTGATTTATTTGAAACAAATCAACAGTATTTTCTCCGTCTTAGTTTACCAGGAGTAAGAAAAGAAAATTTAAAGATCTTCTTAAATGAACAGGGAATACTTGAAATCAGTGGTAGGGTGGTCACTCATTTACCGGAAACAACAAAGAACATTATCGTACAAGAGATATTTCAAGGTCCCTTTCAAAGGAAAGTTAAAATTCCAGACTTAGTGGATAAACAGAGCATAAAATTTCATTATGATAATGGTATTCTAGAAGTTTATATGGCAAAACTATAA
- a CDS encoding S66 family peptidase produces MIKYPTLSKGATIGVTAPSSGVPSSLHNMFKLACDCMSSRGYTVVCGETVWTQDKAKSAPAIKRAKELNHMMSNDDINLIIPTWGGELLIEILEHLDFDKMGKKWVLGYSDTSVLLLAITLRTGIATAHGSNFVDFRGDYYDETTAMWESVLSTTVGETVLQYSSKKYQRKWNHEQPSPCVFHLTEPTYWKTISNKSVHIKGRLLGGCIDVIRHLIGTPFGDVSGFKKNFTQDTPLIWYLENCELNTTDLRRSLVQMKLAGWFKDCSGIMFGRSAANAPVDNYTIEDVYLDLANELQIPIIYDIDCGHMPPQITFINGALAEVTIENGKGIIIQQFKE; encoded by the coding sequence ATGATAAAATATCCAACTTTATCAAAAGGTGCAACAATAGGAGTAACTGCACCCTCAAGCGGGGTTCCAAGCTCACTTCACAATATGTTTAAATTAGCGTGTGATTGTATGAGTTCAAGAGGGTATACTGTAGTTTGTGGTGAGACTGTCTGGACACAAGATAAGGCAAAATCGGCACCAGCTATAAAGCGAGCGAAAGAATTAAATCATATGATGAGTAATGATGATATTAATTTAATTATTCCTACCTGGGGTGGGGAACTTTTAATTGAAATATTAGAACATCTAGATTTTGATAAGATGGGTAAAAAATGGGTATTAGGATATTCAGATACCAGTGTATTATTATTGGCTATTACTTTACGAACAGGGATCGCTACAGCTCATGGCTCAAATTTCGTCGATTTTAGAGGAGATTATTATGACGAAACAACCGCCATGTGGGAATCCGTTTTGTCAACGACTGTTGGTGAAACTGTTCTTCAATATTCCTCTAAAAAGTACCAAAGAAAGTGGAATCATGAACAGCCTAGTCCATGCGTTTTCCATTTAACAGAACCTACGTATTGGAAAACTATTTCAAATAAGTCTGTTCATATTAAGGGGAGATTACTAGGTGGTTGTATTGACGTAATTAGACATTTGATTGGCACTCCATTTGGTGATGTGTCAGGGTTTAAAAAGAATTTCACTCAAGATACTCCACTTATTTGGTATCTAGAGAACTGTGAATTAAATACAACAGACTTAAGAAGATCATTAGTTCAAATGAAGCTAGCTGGGTGGTTTAAAGATTGCTCTGGAATAATGTTCGGAAGAAGTGCAGCCAATGCACCAGTCGATAACTATACGATAGAAGATGTGTATCTAGACCTAGCGAACGAACTTCAAATTCCTATTATCTATGACATTGATTGTGGTCACATGCCTCCGCAAATAACATTCATCAATGGTGCTCTTGCAGAAGTAACTATTGAAAATGGAAAAGGAATTATTATTCAACAATTTAAAGAATAA
- a CDS encoding GNAT family N-acetyltransferase: protein MEILKADQVLNEKIRSFFENHWGSSKMVISSGVYDCSTLDGFVVLDHNDNIIGLITFIIKNEACEIISLDSIKEGEGIGTALVKEVERMARNKGCILVKLVTTNDNLYALKFYQKRDFLISTIHINAVEKARVLKPEIPYVGYEGIPIRDEIELIKLL, encoded by the coding sequence ATGGAAATCCTAAAGGCTGATCAGGTGTTAAACGAAAAAATAAGAAGTTTTTTTGAGAATCATTGGGGAAGTTCTAAAATGGTTATCTCCAGTGGAGTGTATGATTGTAGTACATTAGATGGTTTTGTAGTTTTGGATCATAACGATAACATAATTGGTTTAATTACCTTCATTATTAAAAATGAAGCTTGTGAAATCATCTCCTTAGATTCTATAAAAGAAGGAGAGGGAATTGGTACAGCACTTGTAAAAGAAGTAGAAAGAATGGCTAGAAATAAAGGATGTATTCTTGTAAAACTAGTCACTACTAATGATAATTTATATGCCTTAAAATTCTATCAAAAACGTGATTTCCTAATATCCACTATTCATATAAATGCAGTAGAGAAAGCAAGAGTGTTAAAGCCAGAGATTCCTTACGTTGGTTATGAAGGTATACCGATCAGAGATGAGATTGAACTGATAAAATTACTTTGA
- a CDS encoding methyl-accepting chemotaxis protein, with product MIYTFNEVINEVNTSIQGIVNLKNTSEKILSMTKNIEGIADQTNLLALNASIEAARAGEHGKGFAVVASEVRKLAENSKMMSNEIKGLVDQNNGSILELVDTMKSMNLSTQNSQNQMQQVKDGLLTVKMEMENYISMFDRNKQDLDSIVYTIREINHTTSNLSVLSNSLLDKAEK from the coding sequence ATGATTTATACTTTTAACGAAGTAATTAATGAAGTAAATACCTCTATACAAGGTATCGTTAATTTAAAGAATACATCCGAGAAAATTTTATCAATGACCAAAAACATTGAAGGTATAGCAGATCAAACCAACCTACTTGCACTAAATGCCTCCATTGAGGCAGCTCGAGCTGGTGAACATGGTAAGGGTTTTGCAGTTGTTGCATCAGAAGTTCGTAAATTAGCAGAGAACTCAAAAATGATGAGTAATGAAATAAAAGGGTTAGTTGATCAAAATAATGGTTCAATACTAGAGTTAGTAGACACGATGAAATCTATGAATCTTTCAACACAAAATTCACAAAACCAAATGCAACAAGTAAAGGACGGTCTCTTAACCGTTAAGATGGAGATGGAAAATTATATCTCTATGTTTGACCGAAATAAGCAAGACCTTGATTCTATCGTTTATACCATTCGCGAAATAAACCATACAACCAGTAACCTTTCTGTTTTATCTAACTCTCTATTAGATAAAGCAGAGAAATAA
- a CDS encoding polysaccharide deacetylase family protein — translation MCFFSPHTHYIYAQPNNNLPPLKGGAETERVRNPVSNIVLQQRYPETVVLRGAQNLNTVALTFDDGPDPRFTPQVLDVLKENNVKATFFLMGSRAKAYPDLVKRIIDEGHIIGNHTYWHPNLVKEGDLATLEREVSQTEDALAEQIGYRTKLFRAPYGFLYNELVEKLKELNYSVVGWSVDSLDWQEAPPEQIAYNVISNVHPGAIILMHDGAEWDGDRTNTIKSLRQIIPELKKLGLEFDTVPGLLNIPYRK, via the coding sequence ATGTGTTTTTTTTCACCTCATACCCATTATATATACGCACAACCTAATAATAATTTACCTCCATTAAAAGGAGGAGCAGAGACAGAACGAGTTCGAAATCCAGTTTCTAATATTGTGCTTCAACAGCGCTATCCAGAAACAGTTGTGTTAAGGGGGGCGCAAAATCTTAACACGGTGGCATTGACGTTCGATGATGGCCCAGATCCACGCTTTACACCCCAGGTTTTAGATGTACTTAAGGAGAATAATGTAAAAGCTACTTTTTTCTTAATGGGATCTCGTGCAAAGGCTTATCCAGACCTTGTTAAGCGTATTATTGACGAGGGTCATATTATTGGAAATCATACATACTGGCACCCTAATCTGGTAAAAGAGGGGGATCTTGCTACTTTAGAAAGAGAGGTTTCGCAAACAGAAGATGCTCTGGCAGAACAAATTGGTTACAGGACCAAATTATTTAGAGCACCATATGGTTTCCTATATAATGAATTGGTAGAAAAACTGAAAGAGCTGAACTATTCCGTAGTAGGCTGGTCAGTTGATTCTTTAGATTGGCAGGAAGCCCCACCAGAACAAATCGCATATAATGTGATCAGTAATGTTCATCCAGGAGCGATTATATTAATGCATGATGGTGCTGAATGGGATGGAGACCGAACAAATACGATTAAATCCCTTCGCCAGATTATTCCCGAATTAAAAAAACTAGGGCTAGAATTCGATACAGTACCAGGATTATTAAATATTCCTTACCGAAAATAA
- a CDS encoding DMT family transporter has translation MENKLAFIMIAVGASLWGIIGFFVTYLNVVGFTPTQIVAIRALSASFFLVLYVLIMNRSLFKINVADSSYFIGTGIFSIVLFNWFLFSAIEETSITIASILLYTAPAFVTILSRILFKEFLTPRKMIALFITLVGCSFVIGVFPNNEESISLYGFILGIGSGFFYALYSIFGKFALKKYNSLTVTVYTFLFAAIAITPFSGIWSVLYLFTDLKVWMYVIGLGFLSTVLPYLFYTKGLNTVESSTASIIATIEPVVASLIGFLLFREQLVLWQYIGIVFVITAVIVVQEKPRNTNKNKKNIKQEVTS, from the coding sequence ATGGAAAATAAGCTAGCATTTATAATGATTGCTGTAGGGGCATCCTTATGGGGCATCATCGGTTTTTTTGTCACATATTTAAATGTTGTTGGATTTACACCAACACAAATAGTAGCAATTCGTGCTCTATCCGCTAGTTTTTTCCTAGTCCTTTACGTACTTATTATGAACCGCTCTCTTTTTAAAATTAATGTTGCTGACAGTTCGTACTTTATTGGAACTGGTATCTTTAGTATTGTTCTATTTAATTGGTTTTTATTTAGTGCGATTGAGGAAACTTCCATTACTATAGCTTCTATTCTTTTATATACAGCACCAGCTTTTGTAACGATTTTATCAAGAATTCTCTTTAAAGAATTTTTGACACCTCGAAAGATGATTGCACTATTCATCACATTAGTTGGTTGTTCTTTTGTTATTGGAGTTTTCCCGAATAATGAGGAATCTATATCTTTATATGGCTTCATTCTAGGTATTGGATCGGGATTTTTCTATGCATTGTACAGTATCTTTGGTAAATTTGCACTAAAGAAATACAACTCGTTAACTGTGACTGTTTATACCTTTTTGTTTGCCGCAATTGCCATAACCCCCTTTAGTGGGATATGGAGTGTTCTCTATTTATTTACAGACTTGAAGGTATGGATGTATGTGATCGGTCTTGGATTTTTATCAACAGTTCTTCCCTATTTATTCTATACAAAAGGATTAAACACAGTTGAATCCAGTACTGCTTCAATTATTGCAACTATTGAACCAGTCGTTGCATCACTTATAGGATTTTTATTATTTCGTGAACAGTTAGTTTTATGGCAATACATAGGAATAGTCTTCGTTATAACAGCTGTTATAGTCGTTCAAGAGAAACCTCGAAACACTAATAAGAATAAGAAAAATATAAAACAAGAGGTTACATCGTAA
- the odhB gene encoding 2-oxoglutarate dehydrogenase complex dihydrolipoyllysine-residue succinyltransferase, with product MKEIKVPELAESLTEGTIAEWLKKEGDYIEKGEPIAELETDKVNVEINSEESGVISEFLFQPGDTVEVGQVIARLDEKGTAAVSSDTNETQDTKATTELKSEEKTEPVKQNTEQQPEASQEAKGKERKPIASPAARKRARELGIDLNEIPFQDPLGRIRTDDVEAYKNQSSIKNEETKTTPKPMATKQDDERVERIKMSRRRQTIAKRLVEAQQTAAMLTTFNEVDMTAILDLRNRRKDAFLKKNNVKLGFMSFFTKAVIGALKEFPLVNAEIQGNEILLKKFYDIGIAVSTEDGLVVPVVRNADSLSFAGIEREIGRLSEKARTNSLGLGDLTGGTFTITNGGIFGSLNSTPILNTPQVGILGMHKIQKRPVVVDEENDTVEVRPMMHLALSYDHRIIDGKEAVQFLVRVKQLLEDPEDLLLEG from the coding sequence ATGAAGGAAATTAAAGTACCAGAACTAGCCGAATCCCTAACAGAAGGAACAATTGCTGAATGGCTAAAAAAAGAAGGCGATTATATAGAAAAAGGTGAACCAATTGCCGAACTTGAAACAGATAAAGTTAACGTAGAAATCAATAGTGAAGAGAGCGGAGTAATCTCTGAATTTCTTTTTCAACCTGGTGATACGGTAGAGGTAGGGCAAGTTATAGCAAGATTGGATGAAAAGGGAACTGCAGCTGTTTCTAGCGATACGAATGAGACACAAGATACAAAAGCGACCACGGAATTGAAATCAGAAGAAAAGACAGAACCAGTTAAACAGAACACCGAACAACAGCCTGAAGCTAGTCAAGAAGCAAAAGGGAAAGAAAGAAAACCGATTGCTTCTCCTGCAGCACGAAAGCGTGCACGAGAACTAGGAATTGATTTGAACGAAATTCCTTTTCAGGATCCACTTGGTAGAATTCGTACAGATGATGTAGAAGCATATAAGAATCAATCTTCAATCAAAAACGAAGAAACAAAAACCACTCCTAAACCAATGGCTACCAAGCAAGATGATGAACGAGTGGAACGTATCAAAATGTCAAGACGACGTCAGACCATTGCGAAGCGTTTAGTTGAAGCTCAACAAACAGCCGCAATGCTAACTACCTTTAATGAAGTAGATATGACTGCCATTTTGGACTTGAGAAATCGACGAAAGGATGCTTTTCTCAAGAAGAATAATGTAAAGCTTGGATTTATGTCATTCTTTACAAAGGCGGTTATCGGTGCATTGAAAGAGTTTCCGTTAGTGAATGCAGAAATTCAAGGAAACGAAATTCTTCTAAAGAAATTTTATGATATAGGTATTGCAGTATCAACAGAAGATGGATTAGTTGTACCTGTTGTTCGGAATGCAGATTCATTAAGTTTTGCCGGAATCGAAAGAGAAATTGGCAGACTATCTGAAAAGGCTAGAACGAACTCATTAGGTCTTGGTGATTTAACTGGTGGGACATTTACCATTACCAATGGTGGAATCTTTGGTTCACTTAATTCGACACCAATCTTGAATACGCCACAGGTTGGGATACTAGGTATGCATAAAATTCAAAAGCGTCCAGTTGTGGTTGATGAAGAAAATGATACAGTTGAGGTCAGACCAATGATGCATCTCGCTCTTTCTTATGATCATCGTATTATAGATGGAAAAGAAGCGGTCCAATTTTTAGTTCGAGTGAAACAACTGTTAGAGGATCCAGAAGATTTATTATTAGAAGGTTAA
- a CDS encoding 2-oxoglutarate dehydrogenase E1 component: MNNNGTKKVWESFYGPNMGYIYEAYEKYQVDPSSVDDTLRSLFEQLGPPPSEDTTVETVAETVGNQDLKSIVSAMKLLRNLRRFGHLAATINPLEEMGSKSSRFKELDSYNLTREQLERIPADLVWEDAPHFIRNGLEAYEHLSNVYSQSIAYEFEHIHDESERKWLDSYIEQEKIKIAFPKEERIKLLDRLLQVEGFEKFLQQTFVGQKRFSIEGLDMLVPMLDKLIESGCEDHTENIFIGMAHRGRLNVLAHVLGKPYELIFSEFHHSPNKELVPSEGSRGINYGWSGDVKYHLGANLEVQGEERTITINLANNPSHLEFVNPVVQGMTRAAQQERHQKGFPNPDKQKAFSVLVHGDAAFPGEGVVAETLNLSRLKGYETGGTIHIIANNQLGFTTDMEDSRSTTYASDLAKGFEIPILHVNADDPESCIAVMVFAYEYRKKFNKDILIDLVGYRRFGHNEMDDPGTTQPQLYEKIKNHPTVAKRYMNVLVSKQLLTEDEGKQKEKDVMSKLQTIFDQLSLQSAEEKKTIPKPVAEGIPVVDTTVSVDVLKNINHNLLSWPKDFNVYPKLEKILKRREKAFDDGGRVDWALAETLAFATILHDGKPVRLTGQDSERGTFAHRHLVLHDFKNNDRYLPLHHLPDARASFSLFNSPLSESAVLGFEYGYSVQAQEALVLWEAQFGDFVNVAQPIIDQFIAAGRAKWGQKSSLVMLLPHGYEGQGPEHSSGRMERFLQSAAENNWTVANLTSAAQYFHILRRQAIITDGEEARPLIIMTPKSLLRHGLTASSPTELSNGKFNLLVEQPGTGETPEKVKKLVLCSGKVAIDLATELENKDPEIKNLLHIARVEQLYPFPKSEVKELFKRFSNLEEVCWVQEEPRNMGPWPVLQEYVRDLVPEGVKVAYVGRHKRSSPSTGEPQIHKHEQARIIEDALYVTEGGEKE, from the coding sequence ATGAATAATAATGGAACAAAAAAAGTTTGGGAGTCATTTTATGGTCCAAATATGGGCTATATATACGAAGCATATGAGAAATACCAAGTGGATCCCAGTTCAGTAGATGACACATTGAGGTCATTGTTTGAACAGTTAGGTCCACCGCCATCAGAAGATACTACTGTTGAGACCGTTGCAGAAACTGTTGGCAATCAGGACCTAAAATCAATTGTGTCGGCCATGAAGCTTTTAAGAAATCTGCGTCGCTTTGGACACTTGGCTGCTACTATAAATCCTCTTGAGGAAATGGGTTCAAAGTCTTCACGCTTCAAGGAATTAGATTCTTATAACCTAACTAGGGAGCAATTAGAAAGAATACCAGCTGACCTAGTTTGGGAGGATGCGCCTCATTTTATTAGAAATGGGTTAGAGGCGTATGAACATTTATCTAATGTATATTCTCAAAGCATTGCGTATGAATTTGAGCATATACATGACGAGTCAGAGCGAAAGTGGTTAGATTCGTATATTGAGCAAGAAAAAATAAAAATTGCTTTCCCAAAAGAGGAAAGAATTAAACTTCTTGATCGTCTTCTTCAGGTTGAGGGGTTTGAAAAATTCCTTCAGCAAACATTCGTTGGTCAAAAGCGTTTTTCTATTGAAGGATTGGATATGCTTGTCCCTATGCTTGATAAGCTCATTGAAAGTGGTTGTGAGGATCATACAGAGAATATTTTTATTGGCATGGCCCATAGAGGTCGCTTGAATGTTTTAGCTCACGTACTAGGCAAGCCATATGAACTTATTTTTTCTGAATTCCATCATTCCCCGAATAAAGAGCTTGTTCCATCAGAAGGTTCACGTGGAATTAACTATGGTTGGTCTGGGGATGTCAAATATCACCTAGGTGCTAATCTAGAGGTTCAGGGAGAAGAACGAACAATTACAATTAATCTTGCAAATAATCCTAGTCATCTAGAGTTTGTGAATCCAGTCGTGCAAGGAATGACACGTGCAGCACAACAGGAACGACATCAAAAGGGATTTCCAAACCCTGATAAACAAAAAGCATTTAGTGTACTTGTACACGGTGACGCAGCTTTTCCAGGTGAAGGTGTTGTTGCGGAAACGTTAAACCTAAGTCGTCTTAAAGGTTATGAGACCGGTGGTACCATCCATATCATTGCAAATAACCAATTAGGTTTCACAACGGATATGGAGGATTCACGCTCCACCACTTATGCAAGTGACTTAGCTAAGGGATTTGAAATACCTATACTCCATGTAAATGCAGATGACCCAGAAAGCTGTATAGCTGTGATGGTATTTGCTTATGAATATCGTAAAAAGTTTAACAAGGACATTTTAATTGACCTTGTGGGGTACCGTAGATTCGGACATAACGAGATGGATGACCCGGGTACTACACAACCTCAACTTTATGAAAAAATTAAAAACCATCCAACTGTAGCAAAAAGGTACATGAATGTACTCGTATCAAAACAATTATTGACAGAAGATGAAGGTAAACAGAAAGAGAAAGATGTTATGAGTAAGCTTCAGACTATCTTTGATCAGTTAAGTTTACAGAGTGCAGAAGAGAAAAAGACGATTCCAAAGCCTGTAGCAGAAGGGATTCCAGTAGTCGACACAACTGTATCGGTTGATGTGCTTAAAAACATTAATCATAACTTATTAAGTTGGCCAAAAGATTTTAATGTGTATCCTAAGCTTGAGAAAATCCTTAAGCGTAGAGAGAAAGCATTTGATGATGGGGGCCGAGTTGATTGGGCACTTGCAGAGACGTTAGCATTTGCAACGATTCTTCATGATGGAAAGCCTGTTCGCTTAACAGGACAGGATAGTGAAAGAGGTACGTTTGCTCATCGTCACCTAGTTTTGCACGATTTCAAAAATAATGATCGGTATTTACCGTTGCACCATTTACCAGATGCAAGAGCATCGTTTTCTCTTTTCAACAGCCCATTGTCGGAATCTGCAGTTTTGGGATTTGAATATGGCTATAGTGTTCAGGCACAGGAAGCACTTGTATTGTGGGAAGCTCAATTTGGTGACTTTGTAAATGTAGCACAACCCATAATTGATCAGTTTATTGCAGCAGGTCGGGCGAAGTGGGGACAAAAGTCTAGTCTTGTTATGCTTTTACCTCATGGCTATGAGGGTCAAGGACCAGAGCATTCAAGCGGGAGAATGGAAAGATTCCTTCAGTCTGCAGCTGAAAATAATTGGACAGTTGCTAATTTAACAAGTGCAGCACAGTATTTCCATATTCTAAGAAGACAGGCGATTATTACTGACGGAGAAGAAGCACGTCCACTAATCATTATGACTCCAAAAAGTCTTCTACGTCATGGTTTAACAGCTTCGTCTCCTACTGAGTTGAGCAATGGGAAATTTAATCTTCTAGTTGAACAGCCAGGTACAGGAGAAACTCCTGAGAAAGTCAAAAAATTAGTGCTTTGTAGCGGGAAAGTTGCAATTGATTTAGCTACTGAGCTTGAAAATAAAGATCCTGAAATAAAGAATCTCCTCCATATAGCACGAGTAGAACAGTTGTACCCATTTCCTAAATCAGAAGTGAAAGAGCTTTTTAAACGCTTTTCTAATTTAGAAGAAGTGTGCTGGGTTCAAGAGGAACCAAGAAATATGGGACCTTGGCCTGTGTTGCAAGAGTATGTGAGAGATCTTGTGCCAGAGGGTGTGAAAGTAGCATACGTCGGCCGCCATAAACGTTCTAGTCCATCAACAGGTGAGCCACAGATCCATAAGCATGAACAAGCAAGAATAATCGAGGATGCGTTATATGTAACAGAAGGGGGAGAGAAGGAATGA
- a CDS encoding type 1 glutamine amidotransferase domain-containing protein produces the protein MKLKSKRIIQLVSPDFEDLELWYPVLRLREEGAIVDIVGEKAGEKYIGKYGVPITSDLSFKEINVDDYDAILVPGGWSPDLLRRFDEVLNMVKTMDDQKKPIGQICHAGWVLISARILSGKTVTSTPGIKDDMENAGAIWVDEPVVVDGHIISSRRPPDLPDYMREFIKVLSK, from the coding sequence ATGAAGCTTAAATCAAAACGAATCATCCAACTAGTTAGTCCGGATTTTGAGGATTTGGAGTTATGGTACCCAGTACTTAGACTTAGAGAAGAAGGAGCCATTGTAGACATAGTTGGTGAAAAGGCAGGAGAAAAGTACATAGGAAAGTATGGTGTTCCGATTACTTCTGATTTGTCTTTTAAAGAAATTAATGTAGATGACTATGATGCAATTTTAGTACCTGGAGGCTGGTCTCCGGACTTACTAAGAAGGTTTGATGAGGTCTTAAATATGGTTAAGACAATGGATGATCAGAAAAAACCGATCGGACAAATTTGTCATGCAGGATGGGTGTTAATTTCAGCAAGGATCTTATCAGGCAAAACGGTTACAAGTACGCCGGGTATCAAGGACGATATGGAAAATGCGGGAGCTATATGGGTAGATGAGCCTGTTGTAGTTGATGGCCACATCATATCAAGTCGCCGACCACCTGATTTACCAGATTACATGAGAGAGTTTATAAAAGTATTATCTAAATAG
- a CDS encoding Lrp/AsnC family transcriptional regulator codes for MDKIDLKILELLQKNARMTISDLSVELALSRPSITERLHRLQENNVIEEFTTRVSLQGVGREILLIILVGSLKVSISEFEQMAINTEEIIECHRVTGEVSYVIKAAVSNMNNMRLLIDRLIPYGQINTSTVLASPVPYRYILPIEDKE; via the coding sequence ATGGACAAGATTGATTTGAAAATTTTAGAGCTTTTACAAAAAAATGCACGCATGACGATTAGTGATTTATCAGTTGAGTTAGCACTAAGTAGGCCGAGTATCACAGAAAGATTACACCGTTTACAGGAAAATAATGTGATTGAAGAATTTACGACTCGAGTATCATTGCAAGGTGTTGGACGGGAGATACTCCTCATTATATTAGTAGGAAGTTTAAAGGTATCAATCTCTGAGTTTGAACAAATGGCAATAAATACAGAGGAAATCATTGAGTGTCATCGAGTTACAGGTGAGGTTAGCTATGTAATCAAGGCTGCTGTATCAAATATGAATAATATGAGATTATTGATTGATCGATTAATACCGTATGGTCAAATCAATACATCAACAGTCTTGGCTTCCCCAGTTCCCTATCGGTACATTTTGCCGATTGAGGATAAGGAATGA
- a CDS encoding YitT family protein, with amino-acid sequence MKKILFILLGCLIVTFGIIVLRHSNIVTGGTAGLSLSVTYLTNIPFAITFFLINLPFYIFSVLQMGWRFTLTTAGAVTVLSLMTAVDQFLPSFSIPMLVGAVLGGLLIGLGLSLIFMNGASLGGANILALFLQKRFNLNPGTINFIFDLFVVVSSIYVIGWIKGLCSILSIFVISKVISYFKEDIKRKTTAPAKKEKQARPKVHVPLAD; translated from the coding sequence ATGAAAAAGATTCTATTTATTTTGCTAGGATGTTTAATCGTAACTTTCGGAATTATCGTCCTAAGACATTCTAATATTGTTACTGGTGGTACAGCTGGTTTATCACTAAGCGTAACCTATTTAACAAATATTCCTTTTGCGATTACCTTCTTCCTTATTAATCTACCTTTCTATATTTTCTCTGTACTTCAAATGGGTTGGAGATTTACATTAACTACAGCTGGTGCTGTTACTGTCCTTTCGCTTATGACTGCAGTGGATCAGTTTCTACCAAGCTTTTCAATTCCAATGTTAGTTGGTGCTGTCTTAGGTGGGTTATTAATAGGACTAGGCTTATCATTAATATTTATGAACGGTGCTTCACTCGGGGGAGCCAATATACTAGCCTTATTCCTGCAAAAACGTTTTAATCTAAACCCAGGAACTATAAACTTTATCTTTGATCTTTTTGTGGTAGTCTCTAGTATTTATGTAATTGGATGGATTAAAGGATTGTGTTCCATTCTCTCCATTTTCGTAATTTCTAAGGTGATTAGCTATTTTAAAGAGGATATAAAAAGAAAAACTACTGCACCTGCTAAAAAGGAAAAGCAGGCAAGACCAAAGGTTCATGTTCCACTTGCGGATTAA